The following are encoded in a window of Lactobacillus panisapium genomic DNA:
- a CDS encoding PTS mannose/fructose/sorbose/N-acetylgalactosamine transporter subunit IIC: MIAWWQILLLTLYAGLEILDELQIYSSLNTPVGAGLIAGLIMGDLPTGLFIGASMQLMVLGVGTFGGASRIDATTGTVLATAFSTTVKGMTPQAAISSIAVPVAAIMVELDVLARFANTYFSHRIDHLIDQDKINYKAVERNVLYGAIPWSLSRAIPVFIALAFGQGLVQTIANALNGEFLWLGQGLTVAGAALPAVGFAILLRYLPVKKHVAYLILGFTITTLFSVLFTGLQTLGTGLAAVNKGFTSIFNGLPMLAIAMLGLAFAILHYKNISISRPAPTKSAESASNEEASSSVNNDEGEITDDEL, from the coding sequence ATGATAGCTTGGTGGCAAATATTACTGCTTACTTTGTATGCAGGCTTAGAAATTCTTGATGAATTGCAAATCTATTCGTCTTTAAATACTCCTGTCGGTGCTGGCTTAATTGCTGGTCTGATTATGGGTGATTTACCTACTGGATTATTTATCGGTGCTTCAATGCAGTTAATGGTTTTAGGTGTTGGTACTTTTGGTGGTGCTTCAAGAATTGATGCAACTACTGGTACAGTTCTTGCAACTGCCTTTTCAACAACTGTTAAGGGCATGACTCCTCAGGCAGCTATTTCTTCTATTGCTGTTCCTGTAGCAGCAATCATGGTAGAGCTCGACGTATTAGCAAGATTTGCTAATACTTACTTCTCTCACAGAATTGATCACTTAATTGATCAAGATAAGATTAACTATAAGGCCGTTGAAAGAAATGTTCTTTATGGTGCAATTCCGTGGTCATTATCTCGTGCGATTCCCGTCTTTATTGCCTTAGCCTTTGGTCAAGGATTAGTTCAAACCATTGCCAATGCTTTAAATGGGGAATTCTTATGGCTAGGTCAAGGCTTAACCGTCGCAGGTGCTGCGCTTCCAGCGGTTGGTTTTGCGATTTTACTTCGCTACTTACCAGTTAAGAAACATGTTGCTTACTTAATTCTTGGCTTTACCATTACCACTTTGTTCTCAGTCCTATTCACTGGTCTGCAGACTTTGGGTACTGGTCTAGCTGCTGTTAATAAAGGCTTTACTTCCATCTTCAATGGTTTACCAATGTTAGCAATTGCAATGTTGGGCTTAGCTTTTGCAATCTTACATTACAAGAACATTTCGATTAGCAGACCTGCACCAACAAAGAGCGCTGAAAGTGCAAGCAATGAAGAAGCAAGTTCAAGTGTTAATAATGATGAAGGAGAGATCACTGATGACGAACTCTAA